TCAGGTCACTCAATTTTACTATCCTCCTCAGACTTTTCAGCAGTGAGTTCTTAAGTCCACAGGATCCCATTTGATGTTTTTCCTTGATTAGAACATTAGTACACTTGGCACTGCTACACAAGAGAACCCCACAGGGTTGGCAGTTTTAGCAATACTGGCCCTGGCACTTGACCATATACTTGTTCAAAGTCCCTCAGATTGTTCGACCACCCTATTCTAGTGTCACAGTGAAACCGATGCACAGTTGCTCACTTGATCTCATGCTGTATGCAAGATTTCTATATCCCATTTTCATACATGTTATGGATAAACATCTATACACTAAGATGTCAGCACTACAGTGTtagttgcggatgtgtgaatggaccctctttTGTGGTCCACGAATTGCGGACACCGGCCAtctgcgttccacattttgaggacaacacatggccggcactctgctagaaatgccttttcttgtatgtggctgcgtacaagaataggccatttttttatatatctgtggatggagatgagcgaatttccactTATGAAATTCAGTTTACACTtcgttggtaaaaggtgaattgcattttgagttatggtctgtggtaacggaatccatttctatgacagaatgccttcAGATGCATTTTGTTATTcagtccgtcataatagaagtctatgggctgcaaaacagatccgtcccgtttcatTATGCAGGAgaagactcccctgcataacgggacggatcagtttggcagcccatagacttctattatgacggactgAATAACAAAATGcatctaaaggcattcagtcatagaattgcgttatgaattCTGTTACCACATAACACAGTTCAGCTtctaccagtaaacgaagcatgAATGAAATGCaaaaacatgaaattcgctcatctctacctgtggagtgaataaataaaaatctgaattcacgcacaaatgtattttctttcctgcTAGTTTTTTGGAGGCCCGTATgctgaaccatttatttcaatagtgtGCAAAAAAAAGCGTTTGCtgaactgcaaaatacatatggttgtgtgcatgagccctaagaggtaTGTCCCAACACAATTTAAAATGCTCTtttaggaaaatatattaccagccaaaggttattccatcatgaaataaagattagtatttttttttaattatgtagaataaggctgtatatatgtttttttttttggcaaataatccattcacaatgtcataggtttattattgggcagtttctctgcctacaagatattatccaCAGattcttggtttacttttgcagttctcaaaacttaatttgactcagcagagatcacatgcctcttcacaGGAAAagtgttataacatgaacagagttgagaaaaagaccttaatcctaacttctacaaacctatgaatacagaatcaacctaatcaaactaatatgaaaagtcgctattctaaaaatattcatctaattgcatattataagttataccagcaagaattagtctttatgtagaaaaccatgatttaaatcaagccttactgactagtgatttaaactgatttaaaatcagtttgatttaaagggacactgacagggccaataagcatattgaggtatatatatggcagtacaggtcttataatgggtattacaatcatctaagtatcccccctgtccacattatacatacagaaaactgaagttttataacctgctccaacggtcttcaatctgcccaaggggcggcgtttcacctctcttgcgcccagccagcctccccccaactgccgctttgaagcgccgcctagctcatgaatattcagtttgctgggcggcttctgcggtccccgctctgaagcgctgcgctgaacagtgccctgcgcatgcgccggatcttgtgaagtcggggacagtaagcgccgcccagagAAGTgactattgatgagctgggcggcgcttactgtaccagaCTTcagaagatccggcgcatgcgccgggcactgttaagcgcagcgcttcagagcggggaccgcagaagccgcccagcaaactgaatattcatgagctgggcggcgcttcaaagcggcagttgggggaggctggctgggcgcaagagaggtgaaacgccgccccttgggcagattgaagaccgttggagcaggttataaaacttcagttttctgtatgtataatgtggacaggggggatacttagatgattgtaatacccattataagacctgtactgccatatatatatacctcaatatgcttattggccctgtcagtgtccctttaaatcgaATCCACCCTGCTGGTCACCAATTTTCAGTATACAgcgaggacagaaaaaaaaacccGATCACAAGGTCTGCAGCTGTTTTATTTACAAGTTTACACTGAACAATGATAGAAACACTGACGTTGAAGCCTGATTACGTAAAGGGTAATCTAAAAAGGCATGATTGAATTGATTACATGATTATAAACAAACTACACTGAAAAATTAATGCCGGTAAAAGTATTGGCCAGAATATTAAGAAATATGATATACAAATTGAAAGTGCGTGATTGGAGAGGTGTAGATGTAGGTATCTGCCCAGAAATCAGATCTTCGCAGAATctgaattaaaaacaaaaaaaggcggCTGTGACCATCCCTATCTTAACATCCCTGGAACCTTTCCGGTCCCAGAAGAGGTCCCAGGCTTTGCTGGCATCAACACCTCTACTGGGAGGGGAACAGTTAACAGAGAAGCCTAGTTTTGAAGTAGAACAGGCAGTTTGCTTATTCAAGTAGACTATTTTCCCAGTGTCCGCAGCTTGTGTAGTGGAATTACATTACGGAGCAGGAAGACTTCCCTTGTGAACCTACACCATCAATTTTTTCTGCTTCCAAAATTATTCTTTTGAATACATCAACAGCAGTctgaaaaacaaaagcaaaaaacaaaaaaaaaaaacattgtcacAGCAAGTTAAAAGAGGGCccatcccctctcctgacatttctGTTTTACTAACTACATGCCCAACGTAACCGTTGTGGAGCTTCTATTCCTCTGACTGGGGGCATTCCTGTATTATCCCATTTACAAGTTCATGAATAAAtgaagtctgcaataaaggtctaaCTGGGCGTTACCAGCAGGGGAAGGGAGCGTCTGCACGGCCTGGCATTATCCAATtggtgctgccattgtcagactgtgcagtaaCTGCCAACACCCAGATGGCCCTTtaatgcaaactgctagtaattcataatgtcaaattagggcccattcagataGCCATATGAACGGGTGCAGATTTatttcatttcagtggggccgccGTGTGCCGTCTGCATCCGTGGTTCTTTTCCACGGCTCTGCAGAAACAATAGAGCTAGTAGTTACTCAAAGATGTTGGGAGGGTGACTGACTATATAAAAGGTGGCCGTACATTTTACATAGATGTTAAGCAAGAACTATTCCTCTCCACACCATACACGCTCTGGTAAAGCCAACATTCAAGTCCCCATCTTTCCTTCATCTAGCATTGGCCACCTTAGTGAAACAGAAGTGCACTCCTATGGCTGGGAACCCCTTAAAAGGATAACAgtcatattttcactcaaaaattctattttcatatatgttgttgctgctgcGATAATCCCTAATCACCAattgtgttcacataccacttgATAGCAACGGCTCCTCAAGACttctgactatcttctcaagatggccgccaatgcccctttcacacaggcgagaattccatgtgcatgcaatgcatgaggtgaacgcattacacccgtactgaatctggacccattcacttcaccgctcatgtacacagccccattgactttcacacatcactggtgcgttgcgtgaaaaattgcagcatgctctatattgtgcgtttttcatgcaacacaggccccatagaagtgaatatggctgcgtgaaaaatcgcaagcatcggcAAGTGCTGAttcagtgcgattttcacgcatgggttgctaggagacgatagggatttgattattattatttttccttataacatggttataagagaaaatagcaTTCCTaacacagaatgcttagtaaaatgtccattgaggggttaacaaATTTAACTCAACCCATCCACTTGATTGGAGCtcctctttctactttcttcaggacctggctaaaagacctttgatgacatcactgctcatcacatggtccatctccatggtgatgaaccatgtgatgagcgcagtgatgtaaccacaggtccttttcatcaaaaaAAAGACAGACACGCCAGgctgaataaaaaattatttttcccgcaacgcacccgcatcttgtctgGCCCTCACATGCGACGCCTGtgagaaagaggccttaccctgaggctaagacctccctccctaacCACACTGAAATCATACAGCTCATCTCAGGAACACGCAGCCTCACCAACCAATCGGCTTTCTCCAGACTTAAACACGCCCTCCGTCCGAGTAGCtcattgtgaatattctaatcacaaatattGGCACTATCCAGGTCCGAATGGAGCGGGCTCTCAGCATTTGAGACTGCCCACTACTACGTCCTCAATCTTCTGTATAAAGAAGATAAGAGACGGAGGACACCTAGCAACGCTGTTTTAGCGGCACCACTGAAATGCCCtgggggaggaaagaacatgctgcaattactaggtaattcaaAATCTATACAAAAGTATAGTAGGGAACTAAGGTAAACTTAGTCAGACCACTCCAATtacattaaaataaatgaaaaaattatataaataccctttaaagatggcgtctcacttcagcaaatggcatttattatgtagcggaagttaatacaaggcacttactaatgtattatccatattgcttcctttgttggctggattcattttccacctcattatacactgcttgtttccatgttacaaccaccctgcaatccggctgtgcacactatagaaaaaagtcagtctctggtggccgggaccatgacactgcacataggctggtgctttttcctatagtgtgcaagcacaaccaccgatggattgcaggatggaaaaatgaatccagcagaGGCTCCGTATagcatctgtttttttgggcggatccatttaATAAAGcacatccttgtccgcaaacgaTAAAATAAATAGGACAGgcgctattttttatttattttttgcggggcaacggacatactgatgcggacagcacattgtgtactgtccgtatttccgtatttattttttattttttttggaaccctttgaaatgaatgagtccacatcctatctgaaaaaaaaataaataaaaaaaaaaaagtgtatcggCACGgaaaaatgttcgtgtgcatgtagccttagactaATGCATCATAAATAAATAACTACTGAAcagtaaaaatgtgaaatttacattatattagatAAAGGATGAgctaatttcatattttgaaattagtttACGGTTCATGTTGTGGTATAATgcaaattgcgttatggattccattaccacggaccgtaACGCAAGTCCATGAAAGAATGCATAGCGGtcgaaatgcctttagaggcattccgttattcattcagtCGTCATAGCctgcataactgatccgtctggtCCAAGTTATGCTAGAgccctctcctgcataacagaaaccggaCGGATCAGTtaggcaggccatagacttctatgactgaatgaataacggaatgcctctaaaggttatgagcctttgttaggttgagcatgctcagtgtgctgCTATCAgttctctagctaaatgtcttaTGAAACACAGGAGTGTCAGTGTGCTGCTGATTACCGAGTAGAAGGGACGTGACCGGACggtatatcaggcagccaatctgTACACAACACTCATGAACCAGCACaaactcacagcaggaaagctagggattgtagTCTGAAGctttgtgagggaagatcaggcgccATCATACTCTGTTGTAGGATCCCACACAGGAGCTAGTTCTTAAAGAGCAAGGATGCTGTGCTAAGGCATCCCAGGATGGAGACTCGCCTGTCGATGGTACTCCAGTTCCATTGCAGAGCTCCTTCTCCATCTTCAGTCCCCAGAAGTGTGATATGCAGCCTACATGCACGCCACCCTTGCTGGCCAATCAATGGCAATGGTCGCTTGCCATGCCTGCACACATACCAGGAAAAAGACTAGGTGGCAGCAGTGCTGTGTGTAGATGGCACATTACACttagtctggtggaggagggagaacagcactggaactagcgtttttttttgtaattgttgcACCCTGcctcatcaaaaaaaaaaaaaagcctcaatctccaaaaacccctttaactatatagaaacatagaaaaccTCCACTTATAAAAAGGtttgaaaatgtttaaaaaaccCACCTGATTCTCTTTAGCTGAAGACTCCAAGAATGCTGCGTTCCAGGACTCTGCTAAGGCCTTGCCTTCTTCATAACTGATCACTCTAAGAGGCACATTCAAGTAGTGTTAATACATGACTTTACGAGATGTCAGCAtggggggaaaaaatataaaataaaaaaaattctgaaccaTGTATGAGAGTAACACTGAGTCAAGCCAACCCTAAATAGGGCTGCAACAATGACAACACAGTAAGGGAAAGGCAAGGGGGATACACCAGATTTCTGACTGAAAGCAGGACCATTCGTGCACATGATTTTTCCAGGCGTCAAATGGGACAGTCAGAAATGTATGCAAATCTATGGCAAGTTTCCGATGAGTGTTGCCTGCGGGAAACACGTGGTCTCGCAGCCTGAACTCTAATGCTGAGGTCCCATTACATGAGCAGAGAGCTCAGGCGGGGAAATGGTGTTCTCACATGGAGCAAGTTTCCTGCAGACATGAGTGGGTTGCGATAGAAATGCCATGTGGATTTCCCTGCGTTTCCACAACAAACTTCGTACATGCATGCGTTTCTTGCAGGATTTTCACCTGAATTGTTGTTGTTTTCCCCCAAAACTTCAGTAGTCATTAAAATACAGATAATCTGCATCAAAAACAGCAATACATAGTATGTGGTTTTTATCTTGTTTTTCCACACTTTTTGCCTAATGATTTTCTGCACACACATCAAGGGTTTGTTTCATCTAACacaatcgctaggatatgccatcaatgtcagataggagcaggtcccacacCCATCTCCAGAACAGGGACCTTACGCAGAGAGCACactgtgcaagcgcggccaccttCCATTCACCACACAGCAGTGAAAGATGTGGCGTACACGTGCGGCGCGCTCTTCTTTCACAGCTATTGGACTTCAGAAAATATCCGTGAGCACACTTGGCCATTATCGGAAATCCCATACTGATGGAGAGCACACCAATCAAGCATGGTGTGCggtccttcactttggggggggaCCCATTCTGGAGAAATGACTGCACATGCAGCGATATGCCAATCTGTTAGATGAGCCAACCGCTTGGTGCCCACTGCAACCAGAGATCAGCTTTCAGTTCTTAAACTGCTTTAGAAACCTGGAAGGTAAACTGAGCGACGGTCACTGGCAACAAGACCAATTCTGTGGCAGGTTAATGACTGGTTTTATAATATGTTCTATATAAATGTGATTGAATAGTCCCAGGATTCGTTGCTTCAGTCTTTCCACATTTATTAGTTCACTACATCCTACATGTACACACACGTGTAAGGCCACAGACTGATACAAACCTTTCCATGTGCAAATCTTTCTTGTTTCCAACCAACATTATAGGAACCCTGGAAGAGAGAGAGATACAGTCAGTAGaggttatgggaaaaaaataaaatttaaaaatctgGGACTGGATTTTAAAaaggcaagaccacttactggaCTTTTCCCACCATATCCAACAACTTCTCATGAATAATTTTAATCACTTCAAAGCTGAAAAGAGAAGAGACTGGTTATTAAACATAAGAAAAGTTAGTGTTTGAGAGCTTTTAGGGTGCATTTACACGATCACACTGGGCTTATTCTTATTGTAGGGAACACATGCTTTTCTGAACCCTTGCTCC
This sequence is a window from Bufo gargarizans isolate SCDJY-AF-19 chromosome 5, ASM1485885v1, whole genome shotgun sequence. Protein-coding genes within it:
- the RHEB gene encoding GTP-binding protein Rheb, encoding MPQSKSRKIAILGYRSVGKSSLTIQFVEGQFVDSYDPTIENTFTKQISVNGQDYQLQLVDTAGQDEFSIIPQTYSIEINGYILVYSVTSIKSFEVIKIIHEKLLDMVGKVQVPIMLVGNKKDLHMERVISYEEGKALAESWNAAFLESSAKENQTAVDVFKRIILEAEKIDGVGSQGKSSCSVM